One genomic segment of Bradyrhizobium prioriisuperbiae includes these proteins:
- a CDS encoding enoyl-CoA hydratase/isomerase family protein, giving the protein MEDEVLLKQDGAVAEIILNRPAKMNAVTPEMSAAIEQFCRDLDRDDSVRVVLVRGAGERAFCAGSDLNALAEYPTAWKFRNRREYATFVRDMRKPVVAALHGWVLGGGAEMALSADIRVMGRSARLGFPEVQRGWVGGGGASQLLPRLIGYGQAMRLLLTGDPISAEEAHRLGIVEYLVDDQEVLDTARGLCRKLAGFSPVAVESVKASVRMALTSTLPAGLRYENEMNTLCFAAGDHMEGIRAFQQKRDAEFKQ; this is encoded by the coding sequence ATGGAAGATGAGGTATTGCTCAAACAGGACGGCGCCGTCGCCGAAATCATCCTGAATCGCCCGGCCAAGATGAATGCCGTCACCCCGGAGATGTCGGCCGCGATCGAGCAGTTCTGCCGCGATCTCGACCGCGACGACAGCGTGCGCGTGGTGCTGGTGAGAGGGGCGGGGGAGCGCGCTTTCTGCGCGGGCAGCGATCTGAATGCATTGGCGGAATATCCGACCGCCTGGAAATTTCGCAACCGCCGGGAATACGCGACCTTCGTGCGCGACATGCGCAAGCCGGTGGTCGCTGCGCTGCATGGCTGGGTACTTGGCGGCGGTGCCGAGATGGCGCTGTCGGCCGACATCCGGGTGATGGGACGCAGCGCCCGTCTTGGTTTTCCCGAGGTGCAGCGCGGCTGGGTCGGCGGCGGCGGCGCGTCGCAGTTGCTGCCCCGGCTGATCGGATACGGCCAGGCCATGCGCTTGCTGCTGACCGGCGATCCGATCAGCGCCGAGGAGGCCCATCGGCTGGGCATTGTCGAATACCTGGTGGACGATCAGGAGGTCCTGGATACGGCGAGGGGTCTTTGCCGCAAGCTCGCGGGCTTCAGCCCGGTGGCCGTGGAATCCGTCAAGGCCTCCGTCCGCATGGCATTGACGTCGACACTTCCGGCCGGTCTTAGATATGAGAATGAAATGAACACACTCTGCTTTGCGGCGGGCGATCACATGGAGGGCATTCGTGCCTTCCAGCAAAAACGGGATGCGGAGTTCAAGCAATGA
- a CDS encoding LacI family DNA-binding transcriptional regulator: MKRPSKSRQPAQRVTLHDLAQHAGVSRATVSLVLRKSPLVADKTRENVLEAVTALGYVYNRGAANLRTQRSHTIGVAINDITNPYFAELTAAIQRAFFDLGRTVFIANSEEDPARQDQFIATMREYNADGLAICPSQGTTRQTLKRLKEQGIPCVLISRNVAGCGLDYAGHANQAGMQMATEHLIELGHRRIAMIGGTDLISTGAERRKGYRDALAKHGIPIDEDLIVPGTAPTRSFGASTVKALLQIKNPPTAAVCFNDVIAFGVMLGLRQVGREPGRDFAVVGYDDLAEAELWTPALSTVAIDSVGIGAAAAQLLLQRIEHPDAPPRRMVFEPKLILRDSSCPPRR; encoded by the coding sequence ATGAAACGTCCCAGCAAAAGCCGGCAGCCCGCGCAGCGCGTCACCCTGCACGACCTGGCGCAACACGCCGGCGTGTCGCGGGCAACGGTGTCGCTGGTGCTGCGCAAGAGCCCGCTGGTGGCGGACAAGACGCGGGAGAACGTGCTCGAGGCGGTGACCGCGCTGGGCTATGTCTACAATCGCGGCGCGGCGAACCTGCGCACCCAGCGCTCCCACACCATTGGCGTCGCGATCAACGACATTACCAATCCCTATTTCGCCGAGCTGACGGCCGCGATCCAGCGTGCCTTTTTCGATCTCGGACGCACGGTGTTCATTGCGAACTCCGAGGAAGACCCGGCCCGGCAGGACCAGTTCATCGCCACCATGCGCGAGTACAATGCCGACGGGCTTGCGATCTGCCCGTCGCAAGGCACCACGCGCCAGACGCTGAAGCGGCTGAAGGAGCAAGGCATTCCCTGCGTGCTGATTTCGCGCAATGTCGCGGGCTGCGGCCTCGACTATGCCGGCCATGCCAACCAGGCCGGCATGCAGATGGCGACCGAACATCTGATCGAGCTGGGGCACCGGCGCATCGCCATGATCGGCGGAACCGACCTGATTTCCACCGGTGCGGAGCGGCGCAAGGGCTATCGCGACGCGCTGGCTAAACACGGCATTCCAATCGACGAAGATCTGATCGTGCCGGGCACGGCGCCGACCCGCAGCTTCGGTGCGAGCACCGTGAAGGCCCTGCTGCAGATCAAGAATCCGCCGACTGCCGCTGTCTGCTTCAACGACGTCATCGCCTTCGGCGTGATGCTGGGACTGCGTCAGGTCGGCCGCGAACCGGGGCGCGATTTCGCTGTCGTTGGCTATGACGATCTCGCCGAAGCTGAGTTGTGGACGCCCGCGCTCTCTACGGTTGCAATCGATTCCGTCGGCATCGGCGCCGCGGCGGCACAGCTGCTGCTGCAGCGCATCGAACATCCCGACGCACCGCCGCGCCGCATGGTGTTCGAGCCGAAGCTGATCCTGCGCGACTCCAGCTGCCCGCCGCGTCGATAA
- a CDS encoding ABC transporter permease: MTIAFDQPTSTALPIAAVPTATQRWRRRYGLAAFGTAIVVGWIILATAAPLLTPYQPDLVDVTNRLQPPTWAHWLGTDVLGRDVLTRLLYGARVSLLTALVVVIAGALFGTLVGGIAAYARGTTENIIMRLTDLVLCFPPIILALAIAAALGIGALNTMIAMLVVWWPKFARLAHSLVLVQRSQEYVEAATVMGFGPGRILLRHIIPNSVGPLVVLVTLDLGNAIMTFAGLSFLGLGVVPPTPEWGSMVAEGRELVQQWWVATFPGLAILTVVLGFNFLGDGVRDWLDPKARMR; the protein is encoded by the coding sequence ATGACCATCGCCTTCGATCAACCAACATCGACCGCGCTTCCGATCGCCGCCGTTCCGACCGCGACGCAACGCTGGCGCCGGCGGTATGGCCTTGCAGCCTTCGGCACAGCCATTGTGGTCGGCTGGATCATCCTTGCGACCGCCGCTCCCCTGCTGACGCCGTACCAGCCGGATCTGGTCGACGTGACAAACCGGCTGCAACCACCCACCTGGGCCCATTGGCTCGGGACTGACGTTCTCGGGCGCGACGTGCTGACCCGCCTGCTGTATGGCGCGCGGGTGTCGCTGCTGACCGCCCTGGTCGTGGTGATCGCCGGTGCCCTGTTCGGCACGCTGGTGGGCGGCATTGCCGCCTATGCGCGTGGCACGACCGAAAACATCATCATGCGTCTGACCGACCTGGTGCTGTGTTTTCCGCCAATCATCCTGGCACTGGCGATTGCCGCGGCGCTCGGGATCGGCGCGCTCAACACCATGATCGCCATGCTGGTGGTGTGGTGGCCGAAATTCGCTCGCCTCGCCCACTCCCTCGTGCTGGTGCAGCGCTCGCAGGAATATGTTGAGGCTGCCACGGTAATGGGCTTCGGCCCCGGACGTATCCTGCTGCGCCATATCATCCCCAACTCCGTGGGGCCGCTGGTGGTGCTTGTGACGCTCGATCTCGGCAACGCCATCATGACCTTCGCCGGCTTGTCGTTCCTCGGTCTCGGCGTGGTGCCGCCGACACCGGAATGGGGCTCGATGGTGGCCGAGGGACGCGAGCTGGTGCAGCAATGGTGGGTCGCGACCTTTCCGGGACTGGCGATCCTGACCGTGGTGCTCGGATTCAACTTCCTCGGCGACGGCGTGCGCGACTGGCTCGATCCGAAAGCAAGGATGCGGTGA
- a CDS encoding NAD(P)/FAD-dependent oxidoreductase, protein MDAMQKSATSDRYDAVVVGAGFAGLYMLHRLRGLGLSVRVYEQGGDVGGTWYWNRYPGARCDVESMQYSYSFSEELQQEWDWSERYAPQPEILRYANHVADRFDLRRNIQLDTRVDTAAFDEATNRWSIHTSDGRTVSATYFILATGCLSNARVPAFKGLENFRGKTYHTGHWPHETVDFTGQRVGVIGTGSSAIQSIPLIAEQADHLHVFQRTPNFSVPAHNAALTPDITQPWKADYAERRHRARTESRNGILMPIPEKGARDDTEDARQRVYEAGWLRGGISFMATYNDLLFDKASNDTASDYVRGKIRDIVRDPAVAQLLQPHDHPIGAKRICVDTDYYATFNRPNVTLVDIRSTPIDEILPHGLRSGDKGYTLDAIVFATGFDAMTGSVAKIDITGPDGLTLNQKWAEGPRTYLGLMSAGFPNLFLITGPGSPSVLSNMIVSIEQHVDWITACIDTLRARGLDRIEATRAAEDEWVDHVNEVAHRTIYPQANSWYMGANIPGKPRIFMPYIGGVGAYRQICDDVAASDYEGFAVSARTPAASAAE, encoded by the coding sequence ATGGACGCCATGCAGAAGTCCGCCACCAGCGATCGCTACGATGCCGTCGTGGTCGGCGCCGGTTTCGCCGGACTCTACATGCTGCATCGCCTGCGCGGTCTCGGCCTGTCGGTGCGGGTCTATGAGCAAGGCGGCGACGTCGGCGGAACCTGGTACTGGAATCGTTATCCCGGCGCCCGCTGCGATGTCGAAAGCATGCAGTACTCCTACTCCTTCTCGGAGGAACTGCAGCAGGAATGGGACTGGAGCGAGCGCTACGCGCCGCAGCCGGAGATCCTGCGATACGCCAATCACGTCGCCGACCGTTTCGATTTGCGCCGCAACATCCAGCTCGACACCCGCGTCGACACTGCAGCGTTCGACGAGGCAACCAACCGCTGGTCGATCCATACCTCAGACGGCCGAACGGTCTCAGCCACCTATTTCATTCTGGCAACCGGCTGCCTGTCCAACGCCCGGGTTCCGGCGTTCAAGGGCCTCGAAAATTTTCGCGGCAAGACCTATCACACCGGCCACTGGCCGCATGAGACTGTCGATTTCACCGGCCAGCGTGTCGGGGTGATCGGCACCGGATCTTCCGCGATCCAGTCGATTCCCCTCATCGCCGAACAGGCGGATCATCTCCATGTCTTCCAGCGCACGCCGAATTTCAGCGTCCCCGCCCACAACGCGGCACTGACGCCCGATATCACCCAGCCGTGGAAGGCCGACTATGCCGAGCGACGCCACCGCGCGCGCACGGAATCGCGCAACGGCATCCTGATGCCGATCCCCGAAAAAGGGGCACGCGACGATACCGAGGACGCGCGGCAGCGTGTGTATGAGGCCGGCTGGTTGCGCGGCGGCATCAGCTTCATGGCGACGTACAACGACCTACTGTTCGACAAGGCATCGAATGACACCGCGTCGGATTATGTCCGCGGGAAAATTCGTGACATCGTTCGTGACCCCGCCGTCGCACAGCTGCTGCAGCCGCACGACCACCCGATCGGCGCGAAACGCATCTGTGTCGATACCGACTATTATGCAACATTCAACCGACCCAATGTGACGCTGGTCGACATCCGCTCAACGCCGATCGATGAAATCCTGCCGCACGGACTGCGCTCGGGCGACAAGGGCTACACACTCGATGCCATCGTGTTCGCGACCGGCTTCGATGCCATGACCGGCTCGGTCGCCAAGATCGACATCACCGGCCCAGACGGCCTCACACTCAACCAAAAATGGGCCGAGGGCCCGCGCACGTATCTCGGCCTGATGAGCGCCGGCTTTCCCAACCTGTTTCTCATCACCGGTCCCGGCAGCCCCTCGGTGCTCAGCAACATGATCGTGTCGATCGAGCAGCATGTCGACTGGATCACTGCCTGCATCGACACTTTGCGCGCGCGTGGCCTCGACCGCATCGAAGCGACGCGCGCGGCCGAGGACGAATGGGTCGATCACGTCAACGAGGTCGCGCACCGTACCATCTATCCGCAGGCTAATTCCTGGTACATGGGCGCCAACATTCCCGGCAAGCCACGGATCTTCATGCCCTACATCGGTGGCGTCGGCGCCTATCGCCAGATCTGCGACGATGTCGCCGCCAGCGACTACGAGGGGTTTGCTGTGTCTGCGCGAACGCCGGCGGCATCTGCTGCCGAATAG
- a CDS encoding 3-ketoacyl-ACP reductase — MPAEKPKVAFITGAGRGIGRGIALVLAEKGFRIVVNDMQASADLDETLALLAARGAEAKAVVGDIAAIDHHQDLIETAWAEFGRIDCLVNNAGVSVATRGDILDVTSQSFDRLITINLRGPFFLTQACARRMVATPTAGFRSIITISSMNAEAASPDRAEYCISKTGLSMMTKLFALRLAGEGIHTYEIRPGVIRTAMTAVAKDKYDRIFADNGAPLSRWGEPEDVGRAVATLASGAFPYSTGEVVHVDGGLSLPTL, encoded by the coding sequence ATGCCTGCGGAGAAACCCAAGGTCGCGTTCATCACCGGCGCCGGGCGCGGGATCGGCCGCGGGATTGCGCTGGTGCTGGCGGAGAAAGGTTTCCGCATTGTCGTCAATGATATGCAGGCGTCAGCTGACCTGGACGAAACCCTGGCGTTGCTTGCCGCGCGCGGCGCCGAGGCAAAGGCCGTCGTCGGCGACATCGCTGCGATCGACCATCATCAGGACCTGATCGAGACGGCGTGGGCGGAGTTCGGCCGGATCGACTGCCTGGTCAACAATGCTGGCGTGTCGGTCGCGACCCGCGGCGACATTCTCGATGTGACATCGCAAAGCTTCGACCGGCTGATAACCATCAACCTGCGCGGGCCGTTCTTCCTGACCCAGGCCTGTGCCCGGCGCATGGTGGCAACGCCCACTGCGGGCTTTCGCAGCATCATCACCATCTCGTCCATGAATGCCGAGGCCGCCTCCCCCGACCGGGCCGAATACTGCATCTCGAAAACCGGCCTCAGCATGATGACCAAACTGTTCGCGCTGCGGCTGGCCGGTGAAGGCATTCACACCTATGAAATCCGTCCCGGCGTGATCCGGACCGCCATGACGGCGGTGGCGAAGGACAAATACGATCGCATCTTCGCCGACAATGGCGCACCGCTGTCGCGCTGGGGCGAGCCCGAGGATGTCGGACGCGCCGTCGCCACGCTGGCCAGCGGCGCCTTCCCCTATTCGACCGGCGAAGTCGTCCATGTCGACGGAGGACTGTCGCTTCCGACATTGTAG
- a CDS encoding MaoC family dehydratase encodes MNATLTDAPSRRLGPGEYWFEDVAVGDHYDTGHIVVTESHIVGFAGLSGDLFDVHMDDEFARTQGFPARIAHGLLGLAMADGLKNRSSVRIMAVASLGWNWNFKGAIIAGDRIGVAVAVKAKRLTSKGDRGILTLGFTVRNQRGEIVQDGETALLTRKKPTELASG; translated from the coding sequence ATGAATGCGACTCTGACGGACGCCCCATCGCGACGGCTCGGACCGGGTGAATACTGGTTCGAGGATGTCGCTGTTGGCGACCACTATGACACCGGCCATATCGTGGTGACCGAATCCCATATCGTCGGTTTCGCCGGCCTGTCAGGCGACCTCTTCGATGTGCACATGGACGACGAGTTCGCCCGCACCCAGGGCTTTCCCGCACGCATCGCCCATGGGTTGCTCGGGCTCGCGATGGCCGACGGGCTGAAGAACCGCTCCTCGGTGCGGATCATGGCGGTTGCGTCATTGGGCTGGAACTGGAACTTCAAGGGCGCGATCATCGCCGGCGACCGGATCGGCGTCGCTGTTGCCGTCAAGGCCAAGCGGCTCACCAGCAAGGGCGACCGCGGCATTCTTACCCTCGGCTTCACGGTTCGCAATCAGCGCGGCGAGATCGTGCAGGACGGTGAAACAGCGCTGCTGACACGAAAGAAACCGACGGAATTGGCCTCCGGCTAG
- a CDS encoding Gfo/Idh/MocA family oxidoreductase translates to MTLGVAVVGLGMAHKPHIQSLRELSGRVRVIACQTPSVARQQSFAKLHPDLPVTGDLDAVLGDRAVDAVILLTPPMSHLDLVARCAAAGKHVLLEKPLDVTSERARQSVEAMRKADRRFGVVLQHRFRTASRKLAAIMQSGELGELVSGSASVRWWRSPEYFAEPGRGMKARDGGGVLITQAIHTLDMFQSLTGPVSRVAAMVRTSPLRKIDTEDIVAAAVSFGNGAIGTIDATTVAFPGFSEKIELACEKGTAVLEAESLAVFYHDGRTERFDGGESKSGGADPMAFSNQAHKALIADFLDAIEEGREPAVSGQEALKVHLLIEALLQSSATGAPVSIA, encoded by the coding sequence ATGACCCTTGGTGTTGCCGTCGTCGGTTTGGGGATGGCCCACAAGCCGCATATCCAGAGCCTGCGCGAATTGTCCGGCCGGGTCCGGGTCATTGCGTGCCAGACGCCCAGCGTGGCGCGGCAGCAATCGTTCGCGAAACTTCATCCGGACCTCCCGGTGACCGGTGATCTCGATGCGGTTCTCGGTGATCGCGCTGTCGACGCCGTCATCCTGCTGACGCCGCCGATGAGCCATCTCGATCTGGTGGCCCGGTGCGCCGCGGCTGGCAAGCATGTGCTGCTGGAAAAGCCCCTCGACGTGACGTCCGAGCGTGCCCGGCAATCCGTCGAGGCCATGCGCAAGGCCGATCGCCGCTTCGGCGTGGTGCTGCAGCATCGCTTCCGGACGGCGTCGCGCAAGCTTGCCGCGATCATGCAAAGCGGTGAACTCGGCGAACTGGTGTCGGGCTCGGCCTCGGTCCGCTGGTGGCGCTCGCCGGAGTATTTCGCGGAGCCGGGCCGTGGCATGAAAGCGCGCGACGGCGGCGGTGTACTGATCACGCAAGCGATCCACACCCTGGATATGTTCCAGAGCCTCACCGGACCGGTCAGCCGGGTCGCGGCGATGGTGAGGACGTCACCACTGCGCAAGATCGATACCGAAGACATCGTCGCGGCTGCCGTCAGCTTCGGCAACGGCGCGATCGGCACCATCGATGCCACCACGGTGGCGTTTCCCGGCTTCTCGGAGAAGATCGAGCTCGCCTGCGAGAAGGGCACCGCCGTGCTGGAGGCGGAATCGCTCGCGGTGTTCTACCACGATGGCCGCACCGAACGCTTCGATGGCGGAGAGTCGAAGAGCGGCGGCGCCGATCCGATGGCGTTTTCCAACCAGGCCCACAAGGCGCTGATTGCCGACTTCCTCGATGCGATCGAAGAGGGGCGCGAGCCGGCCGTCAGTGGCCAGGAAGCCTTGAAGGTCCACCTTCTGATCGAAGCGCTGCTGCAGTCCTCGGCAACGGGAGCGCCGGTCAGCATCGCGTGA
- a CDS encoding ABC transporter substrate-binding protein, which yields MTVNHGWLSRRDIAKLLGIGGAAIAAGLPDRVFAQSRKSTLVIGLDISDTITLDPARQAQYTPPMTLLAAYDMLVTMAPGDYITIRPALATKWERTPDGKGWRFTLREGVKFASGNPMTAEDVKWSLDRVLYLGDQTSQYISHVDRTEIVDAKTVDVILKDPSQPLLTIIAAPGFVIYDRKLVEQNGGDASKEAKTKDKATTWLNSNSAGAGAYKLVAWERNAQIQFVRNDNYWRGKPPFDRVIIRHIGDSAAQLLSIRRGDIDIAFNLIPEQIATIKSDANLRLEALTSLDFVYMALTQEAEYNKALAVKEARQAIAHAIDYDGIINSLLGGAAVRPANFLPIGVSGSTDAIAKQIGFRQDLDKAKKLLQGAGLAEGFEFDIAYGNAAIAGVTYQTLAQKIQADLARVNIRAKLTPMDQVNLRTTYTGNKAQGGVLTFWNPPAVENLLWAAATVERVAKRVHWTVPEDVTKLVRSAAGEQDPKKQAELWVDYQKRVVDQANYIILFQPIYQIAVRNTLDKLPLTAAGWQIDMYDTKPKA from the coding sequence ATGACGGTCAACCACGGGTGGCTGAGCCGCCGCGACATCGCGAAACTGCTCGGCATCGGAGGTGCGGCGATCGCGGCCGGCCTGCCCGATCGCGTGTTCGCTCAATCGCGAAAGAGCACCCTCGTCATCGGTCTCGACATCAGCGACACCATCACGCTGGATCCGGCGCGACAGGCGCAGTACACGCCGCCGATGACCCTGCTCGCCGCCTACGACATGCTGGTCACCATGGCGCCCGGCGACTACATCACCATTCGCCCGGCACTGGCCACCAAATGGGAGCGCACGCCGGACGGCAAGGGCTGGCGCTTTACGCTGCGCGAAGGCGTGAAGTTCGCCAGCGGCAACCCGATGACGGCGGAAGACGTGAAGTGGTCGCTCGACCGCGTGCTGTATCTCGGCGACCAGACGTCACAGTACATCTCCCACGTCGACCGCACCGAGATCGTCGATGCCAAGACGGTGGACGTGATCCTGAAGGATCCGTCACAACCGCTGCTGACCATCATCGCCGCGCCCGGCTTCGTGATCTATGACCGCAAGCTGGTGGAACAGAATGGCGGCGATGCCAGCAAGGAGGCCAAGACCAAGGACAAGGCCACCACCTGGCTCAATTCCAATTCCGCCGGCGCCGGCGCCTACAAACTGGTGGCGTGGGAACGCAACGCCCAGATCCAGTTCGTGCGCAACGACAACTACTGGCGCGGCAAGCCGCCGTTCGATCGGGTCATCATTCGCCATATCGGTGACAGCGCGGCGCAACTGCTCTCGATCCGGCGCGGCGACATCGACATCGCCTTCAATTTGATCCCGGAACAGATCGCGACCATCAAGTCCGACGCCAACCTGCGGCTGGAAGCCTTGACCAGCCTCGATTTCGTCTACATGGCGCTGACCCAGGAGGCGGAGTACAACAAGGCCCTCGCCGTGAAGGAAGCGCGCCAGGCGATCGCCCATGCCATCGACTATGACGGCATCATCAACAGCCTGCTCGGCGGCGCGGCGGTGCGCCCCGCGAATTTCCTGCCGATCGGCGTGTCCGGGTCGACCGACGCGATCGCCAAGCAGATCGGCTTCCGTCAGGACCTCGACAAGGCGAAAAAGCTGCTGCAAGGCGCCGGCCTTGCCGAAGGTTTCGAGTTCGACATCGCCTATGGCAACGCGGCCATTGCGGGGGTGACCTATCAGACCCTGGCGCAGAAAATCCAGGCCGACCTCGCCCGGGTCAATATTCGCGCCAAGCTGACGCCGATGGACCAGGTCAACCTGCGCACCACCTACACCGGCAACAAGGCGCAAGGCGGCGTGCTGACGTTCTGGAATCCGCCGGCGGTGGAAAACCTGCTGTGGGCCGCGGCGACCGTGGAACGCGTCGCCAAGCGGGTGCACTGGACGGTGCCGGAGGATGTCACCAAATTGGTGCGCAGCGCCGCCGGCGAACAGGATCCCAAGAAGCAGGCCGAACTCTGGGTCGACTACCAGAAGCGCGTGGTCGACCAGGCCAACTACATCATTCTGTTCCAGCCGATCTACCAGATTGCGGTCCGCAACACCCTGGACAAGCTGCCGTTGACGGCAGCTGGCTGGCAGATCGACATGTACGACACCAAACCGAAGGCGTGA
- a CDS encoding ABC transporter permease — protein MLRFLVSRLGLTVLMALLATLVIFLIANMVPGDPILAQLGDVAASNKEFVAEWRAKWGLDLPLWERYFIFLKGLLHGDLGISISSQRPVLQDIAQFAPATLELATISFLLALVIGIPLGIIAAVRRDSWIDHVARLVSLVGVSSPTFWLAFIVLAIFYGGLEIAPGPGRLDAVAFPPQSITGLMLIDSLLASDWDTFRDAAAHLVLPSIVLAAATLGLITRTMRASMLESIQQDYVRVARAKGLKPSAIILGHVLPNALIPVVTLGGLAYANLLTGAVMTETVFSWPGLGRYTFRSAATLDVPAIMGITLIVAMVYLLVNLLTDISYALLDPRVNR, from the coding sequence ATGCTGCGCTTCCTGGTTTCGCGTTTAGGATTGACCGTCCTGATGGCGCTGCTGGCGACACTGGTCATTTTCCTGATCGCCAACATGGTGCCGGGCGATCCGATCCTCGCACAGCTCGGCGACGTCGCCGCCTCCAACAAGGAGTTCGTGGCGGAGTGGCGGGCCAAATGGGGCCTCGATCTGCCGCTGTGGGAGCGCTACTTCATTTTCCTGAAAGGCCTGCTGCACGGCGATCTCGGAATTTCGATCTCGTCGCAGCGGCCGGTGCTGCAGGATATCGCTCAGTTCGCACCCGCGACTCTCGAGCTCGCGACTATCAGCTTTCTGCTCGCACTGGTGATCGGAATTCCACTCGGCATCATCGCAGCCGTTCGGCGTGACAGCTGGATCGACCATGTCGCCCGGCTGGTGTCGCTGGTCGGCGTGTCGTCGCCGACCTTCTGGCTCGCCTTCATCGTGCTGGCGATCTTCTATGGCGGACTCGAAATCGCGCCGGGCCCCGGGCGGCTGGATGCGGTCGCCTTCCCGCCGCAATCCATCACCGGCTTGATGCTGATCGACAGCCTGCTGGCCAGCGACTGGGACACCTTCCGTGATGCGGCCGCGCATCTCGTGCTGCCCTCCATTGTGCTGGCCGCCGCGACACTGGGACTGATCACCCGCACCATGCGGGCCAGCATGCTGGAGAGCATCCAGCAGGACTATGTGCGCGTCGCCCGCGCCAAGGGCCTGAAGCCATCTGCCATCATCCTCGGACACGTGCTGCCGAATGCGCTGATCCCCGTGGTCACGCTCGGCGGCCTCGCCTACGCCAACCTGCTCACCGGCGCGGTGATGACCGAGACCGTGTTCTCCTGGCCGGGCCTCGGCCGCTATACCTTCCGCAGCGCCGCGACCCTCGATGTGCCCGCGATCATGGGCATCACCCTCATCGTTGCGATGGTCTATCTGCTGGTCAATCTCTTGACCGACATCAGTTACGCCCTGCTTGATCCGCGCGTGAATCGATGA